In Clostridium swellfunianum, a genomic segment contains:
- a CDS encoding ABC transporter ATP-binding protein: MAFRWVWQHVSQYKAKMFIGLALVLLVALLNMVGPYVSGIIVDQVIIGKNKSLLFPIITALIAVTITKTIAKYIFQITIERISQNVIFNIREEIYSDLQKKDFGFFDCTRTGDIMARMTGDIDMVRHFVAWVVYMVFENGMVFLFAAAVMFYINFKFALILMLITPVTGYFAYKLAFTVRPTFENIRNQFSKLNSIVQENISGNRIVKAFAKEKYETEKFLEANEDFRKSNIDSSRVWEKYLPIIETTANILPVVMLIVGGIMVIRKSLTLGELVTFNSFIFALNNPMKASGWLINDIERFRASAVKIISLVETKTKISNGEEVSKKDKIKGKVELKNVSFKYGEQWILKDISFKASPGETIGIIGPTGSGKTTLINLICRFYDASEGEVLVDGNNVKLYDIKTLRENVGVAMQDVFLFSDTIEGNISYGVPKITNDQVKWAASLAEAHNFILNLPDGYDTIVGERGVGLSGGQRQRISLARALLRNPSILILDDTTSSLDLETEQKIYKSLKPYYKDKTTFVIAHRIASVKNADRIIVIDEGKIVEQGKHQELLKNKGYYYSVYESQCGKKEDVIGGKGEEIYGKKQI, encoded by the coding sequence ATGGCATTTAGATGGGTTTGGCAGCATGTCAGTCAGTACAAAGCAAAAATGTTTATTGGGCTTGCCTTAGTGCTTTTGGTTGCCCTTTTAAATATGGTTGGACCATATGTTTCTGGAATAATAGTAGACCAAGTAATAATAGGGAAAAATAAGAGTTTACTTTTTCCTATTATTACCGCTTTAATAGCTGTAACTATAACTAAGACCATAGCAAAATATATCTTTCAAATAACAATTGAAAGAATATCCCAAAATGTAATCTTCAATATAAGAGAAGAAATTTACAGTGATTTGCAGAAAAAAGACTTTGGTTTCTTTGATTGCACTAGAACTGGGGATATTATGGCAAGGATGACTGGAGACATTGACATGGTTAGGCACTTTGTAGCATGGGTAGTTTATATGGTCTTTGAAAATGGAATGGTATTTTTGTTTGCAGCAGCTGTTATGTTCTATATAAATTTTAAGTTTGCTTTAATACTTATGCTTATTACACCTGTGACAGGATACTTTGCATATAAGCTTGCATTTACAGTAAGACCTACCTTTGAAAATATAAGAAACCAGTTTTCTAAGCTTAATTCTATAGTTCAAGAAAACATAAGCGGTAACAGAATTGTTAAGGCTTTTGCTAAGGAGAAATATGAAACAGAAAAATTTCTAGAAGCCAATGAGGATTTTAGAAAGAGCAATATAGATTCTTCTAGAGTTTGGGAAAAATATTTGCCTATTATTGAAACTACTGCAAATATATTACCCGTAGTCATGTTAATTGTGGGTGGAATAATGGTTATAAGAAAAAGCTTAACATTAGGAGAGCTTGTTACTTTTAATTCCTTCATTTTTGCTCTTAATAATCCAATGAAAGCTTCCGGGTGGCTTATAAATGACATAGAACGATTCAGAGCCTCAGCTGTAAAAATAATAAGTTTGGTTGAAACAAAAACAAAGATAAGCAATGGAGAAGAGGTTTCTAAAAAGGATAAAATAAAAGGGAAAGTAGAACTTAAAAATGTGAGCTTCAAATATGGTGAACAGTGGATTTTAAAAGATATAAGCTTTAAAGCAAGTCCAGGAGAAACTATAGGAATTATTGGACCAACAGGTTCAGGTAAAACTACTTTGATAAATCTGATTTGCAGATTTTATGATGCGTCAGAGGGTGAAGTTTTAGTTGATGGCAACAACGTTAAGCTTTATGATATTAAAACTCTTAGAGAAAATGTTGGAGTTGCTATGCAGGATGTATTTTTATTTTCAGATACAATAGAGGGCAATATTTCCTATGGCGTGCCGAAAATTACAAATGATCAGGTTAAATGGGCAGCAAGCCTTGCTGAGGCTCATAATTTCATACTTAATCTGCCGGATGGCTACGATACAATTGTTGGTGAAAGAGGTGTTGGCCTATCGGGAGGACAAAGACAAAGAATTTCCCTTGCAAGAGCTCTTTTGAGAAACCCTTCAATTTTAATTTTAGATGATACAACCTCAAGCTTGGATTTAGAGACTGAGCAGAAAATATATAAAAGCTTAAAGCCCTATTACAAGGATAAAACAACTTTTGTAATTGCTCATAGAATAGCATCTGTTAAAAATGCAGATAGAATTATAGTTATAGATGAAGGGAAAATTGTTGAACAAGGAAAGCATCAAGAACTTTTGAAAAACAAAGGTTACTACTATAGCGTTTATGAAAGTCAGTGTGGAAAGAAGGAAGACGTTATTGGAGGAAAGGGGGAAGAAATATATGGCAAGAAACAAATTTGA
- a CDS encoding ABC transporter ATP-binding protein translates to MARNKFDIDEELKSTFNFKYFKRLMKYIMLYKKEVFLAILSMLIASTAGLVGPYLVKIALDYMIPGGNISGLIGLSAIYLGTLIIIAFALKYKIRTMSEVGQNIIFNMRKDIFTHLQKLPFHYYDNRPHGKILVRVVNYINSLSDLLSNGIINMISELFSLFVILIFMFAINVRLTLISIVSLPALGIAIFLIKNAQRKAWQRVSSKTSNMNAYVHESICGMKITQSFAREEESLNIFKDLSSEYRRAWMRAVGIQFLLWPATENISVLTVSAIYVIGIAQVGAGVTVGVLIAFISYVWRFWQPITNLGSFYNAIVTAMAYLERIFETMDEKVTVEDLPNAKELPDIKGKVEFKNVSFAYEPSKLILNAMNFSIEPGECIAIVGTTGCGKSTIVNLISRFYDIQEGEILIDGFDIKDVTLESLRKQMGIMLQDSFIFSGTIMDNIRYGRLEATDEEVIEAAKAVKAHDFIMEMEKGYYTEVNERGTRLSVGQRQLVCFARTLLAKPKIIILDEATSSIDTKTEIVLQKGLEQLLKGRTSFMIAHRLSTIKNASRIMFIDKGEIIEEGSHQELMRKRGEYYKLYISQFELMEAI, encoded by the coding sequence ATGGCAAGAAACAAATTTGATATAGATGAAGAGTTAAAAAGTACATTTAATTTCAAATATTTTAAAAGGCTTATGAAATATATAATGCTTTACAAAAAAGAAGTTTTTCTTGCTATACTGTCCATGCTAATTGCGAGCACAGCAGGTTTAGTAGGGCCATATTTAGTGAAAATTGCATTGGATTATATGATTCCAGGTGGTAATATTTCAGGACTTATAGGACTAAGTGCAATTTACCTCGGAACTCTTATTATAATTGCATTTGCGCTAAAGTATAAGATAAGAACTATGTCTGAGGTTGGGCAAAATATAATCTTTAATATGCGAAAGGATATATTCACTCACTTGCAGAAGCTGCCTTTTCATTACTATGACAATAGACCTCATGGAAAGATATTAGTGAGAGTAGTAAATTATATTAATTCCTTAAGCGATCTCTTGTCTAATGGAATAATTAACATGATATCTGAGCTTTTTAGTTTATTTGTTATTTTGATTTTTATGTTTGCTATAAATGTAAGACTTACTCTTATAAGCATTGTTTCTCTACCTGCTTTAGGGATAGCAATTTTCTTGATAAAAAACGCTCAAAGGAAAGCTTGGCAAAGGGTAAGCAGCAAGACTTCAAATATGAATGCCTATGTTCATGAAAGTATCTGTGGAATGAAAATTACTCAATCCTTCGCAAGAGAAGAGGAGAGTTTAAATATATTCAAAGATTTAAGCAGCGAATATAGAAGGGCTTGGATGAGAGCAGTAGGAATTCAGTTTTTGCTTTGGCCTGCCACAGAAAATATATCCGTGCTTACAGTAAGTGCAATTTATGTTATAGGAATAGCTCAAGTAGGAGCTGGTGTAACAGTTGGGGTTCTCATAGCCTTTATAAGTTATGTGTGGAGGTTCTGGCAGCCTATAACTAACCTTGGAAGTTTCTATAATGCAATAGTTACAGCTATGGCTTATCTAGAAAGAATCTTTGAAACAATGGATGAAAAAGTAACAGTTGAGGATTTGCCCAATGCTAAGGAACTTCCAGATATAAAGGGTAAAGTAGAATTTAAGAATGTAAGTTTTGCCTACGAACCTTCTAAATTGATATTAAACGCTATGAATTTTTCTATAGAACCAGGAGAATGTATAGCCATAGTGGGAACAACGGGTTGTGGAAAAAGTACTATAGTAAATTTAATAAGCAGATTTTATGATATACAAGAAGGCGAAATATTAATAGATGGATTTGATATAAAAGATGTCACACTAGAGTCACTTAGAAAGCAGATGGGTATAATGCTTCAGGACTCTTTTATATTTTCAGGTACAATCATGGATAACATTAGGTATGGAAGACTAGAGGCCACAGACGAAGAAGTGATAGAAGCAGCTAAAGCTGTAAAGGCTCATGATTTTATAATGGAAATGGAAAAGGGTTACTATACTGAGGTTAATGAGAGAGGAACAAGGCTTTCAGTAGGGCAAAGACAACTTGTATGTTTTGCAAGAACATTACTTGCGAAGCCAAAGATTATAATATTGGATGAAGCAACCTCAAGTATAGACACTAAGACTGAAATAGTCTTGCAAAAGGGTCTTGAACAGCTATTGAAAGGTAGAACCTCTTTTATGATTGCTCACAGGCTGTCTACTATTAAGAATGCAAGTAGGATTATGTTTATCGATAAAGGAGAAATTATAGAGGAAGGAAGCCATCAGGAGCTTATGAGAAAAAGAGGAGAATACTATAAACTTTATATTTCTCAATTTGAACTTATGGAAGCTATATAA
- a CDS encoding helix-turn-helix domain-containing protein, whose product MGYLCIKPEEFNPQILYIFRSDNKNGYAGKNHYHDNIELNYVVSGTAFYTIDDTVYEVREGNLLILNPGIYHQQFIPSDVHTQGLHIGINKLFLKGLSQNLILPDGTSPLAVLTKYANEFSSCIHQIIVEQESKLAGHELVLKTLVMRLIVILIRELYSVEDKADSYKLSFEYSEKSIMVNTIIEYINNHYNEEISLDKLSKNHYLSPVYLSKVFKEETGDSPINYLINLRLDKAKELLEKGSLSIKAVAKLVGYNDAYYFSKLFKKHFGISPSKLKK is encoded by the coding sequence ATGGGTTATCTTTGCATTAAACCTGAGGAATTTAATCCTCAGATATTATATATTTTCAGATCAGATAATAAGAATGGGTACGCTGGAAAGAATCATTATCACGATAACATAGAGTTAAACTATGTTGTATCAGGCACTGCTTTTTATACGATTGACGATACTGTATATGAAGTTAGGGAGGGGAATCTTTTAATTCTCAATCCCGGAATATATCATCAGCAGTTTATTCCCTCAGATGTTCACACACAGGGGCTTCATATAGGTATTAATAAACTTTTTTTAAAAGGTCTCTCTCAAAACCTTATACTCCCAGATGGAACCTCTCCGTTAGCTGTTCTTACAAAGTATGCAAATGAATTCTCATCTTGTATACATCAAATAATTGTTGAACAAGAAAGCAAGCTGGCTGGCCATGAACTTGTACTTAAGACTTTGGTAATGAGACTTATAGTAATACTTATAAGAGAACTGTATTCTGTAGAAGATAAGGCTGACAGCTATAAATTAAGTTTTGAGTACTCAGAAAAATCAATTATGGTAAATACGATTATTGAATATATAAATAACCACTACAATGAAGAAATTTCTTTAGACAAGCTTTCTAAGAACCATTATTTGAGTCCTGTATATCTTTCAAAGGTTTTTAAAGAGGAAACCGGAGATTCTCCTATCAATTATTTGATAAATCTTAGGTTAGACAAAGCAAAAGAACTTCTCGAAAAAGGAAGCCTATCAATAAAAGCAGTGGCAAAGCTTGTTGGCTATAATGATGCCTACTACTTCAGCAAACTCTTCAAAAAACACTTTGGGATTTCACCTTCAAAACTAAAAAAATGA
- a CDS encoding ABC transporter ATP-binding protein translates to MGSIKWIWKYIKPYSWKMGLGFILVLFCSALNMVNPYISGKIVDKVIIQGDKSLLVMLLVSMIGATFLKSVIRYFFQMTFERVSQNVIFNLREKIYSRLQELDFDFYNQNRTGDIMARMTGDMDAVRHFVAWVVYNVLENAAIFIFAVVMMASISLKFTLILLAVTPLIGFLAYRMTFEVKPTFSAIREQFSKLNSVVQENISGNRVVKAFAKEDYEVEKFTKENQGYRLKNMESAKVWEKYLPVLDSLAGMLSVTMILTGGIMVINKTLTLSELVVFNGLIWALNNPMRMAGWLINDIQRFAASAEKIKALMEVEPKIKTVDFPMDKQRIMGQVEFRNVSFSYENELVLMNINFTAKPGQTVAILGPTGSGKSTLVNLICRFYDVTEGEVLIDEMNIKEWDIKKIRDNTAVAMQDIFLFSDTIEGNIAYGDPQASMDQVRKVAGLAGAHEFITNMPEGYDTIIGERGVGLSGGQKQRIALARALLKNPSILILDDTTSAVDMETEHKIQRALKSVYSNRTNFIIAHRISSVKNADLILVIDKGTIVEKGKHEELLSKKGYYYNVYMNQFGDFDNVKSKEVV, encoded by the coding sequence ATGGGAAGTATTAAGTGGATTTGGAAATATATTAAACCTTACTCTTGGAAGATGGGCTTAGGATTTATACTCGTTTTATTCTGCTCTGCTCTCAATATGGTTAATCCATATATATCCGGAAAAATTGTAGACAAGGTAATAATCCAGGGGGATAAAAGCCTTCTAGTTATGCTGCTAGTTTCTATGATTGGTGCCACATTCCTTAAATCGGTAATAAGATATTTCTTTCAGATGACCTTTGAGAGGGTATCACAAAATGTAATCTTTAACCTAAGAGAAAAAATTTATTCAAGGCTTCAGGAGCTTGATTTTGATTTCTATAATCAAAATAGAACTGGAGATATTATGGCTAGGATGACAGGCGATATGGATGCGGTAAGGCATTTTGTAGCCTGGGTTGTCTATAATGTCTTAGAGAACGCTGCAATATTTATATTTGCAGTAGTTATGATGGCTTCAATTAGTTTAAAGTTCACTCTGATTTTATTAGCCGTTACTCCGTTAATAGGATTTCTAGCTTATAGAATGACTTTTGAAGTTAAGCCAACCTTCTCAGCAATAAGAGAACAGTTTTCAAAGCTTAACTCTGTAGTTCAGGAAAATATCAGCGGAAATAGAGTGGTTAAGGCCTTTGCAAAAGAGGATTATGAAGTGGAAAAATTTACAAAGGAAAACCAAGGCTACAGACTGAAAAATATGGAATCTGCAAAGGTGTGGGAAAAATATCTGCCTGTATTGGATTCTTTGGCTGGAATGCTTTCCGTCACCATGATCCTTACAGGTGGAATTATGGTTATAAATAAGACTTTAACCTTAAGCGAATTAGTTGTTTTTAATGGACTTATCTGGGCTCTTAACAATCCAATGCGTATGGCCGGATGGCTTATTAACGATATTCAAAGGTTTGCTGCTTCAGCTGAAAAGATAAAAGCTCTTATGGAGGTAGAACCTAAGATTAAAACGGTGGATTTCCCAATGGATAAACAAAGAATAATGGGTCAGGTAGAATTTAGAAATGTAAGCTTCAGTTATGAGAATGAACTTGTTTTGATGAACATTAATTTTACTGCAAAACCAGGTCAAACAGTGGCTATATTAGGTCCTACTGGTTCTGGAAAATCTACTTTAGTAAATCTTATTTGCAGGTTTTATGATGTTACTGAGGGAGAAGTGCTTATTGATGAAATGAACATTAAAGAATGGGACATTAAGAAGATTAGGGATAACACAGCAGTTGCAATGCAGGATATATTCCTATTCTCGGACACTATAGAAGGAAATATTGCCTATGGAGATCCTCAGGCGTCTATGGATCAAGTAAGGAAAGTAGCAGGGCTTGCTGGAGCTCATGAATTTATTACTAATATGCCTGAAGGCTATGACACTATCATTGGTGAAAGAGGAGTTGGTCTATCGGGAGGCCAAAAACAGAGAATCGCTTTGGCAAGAGCTCTTTTAAAGAACCCTTCCATACTAATCTTAGATGATACTACTTCAGCTGTGGATATGGAGACTGAGCACAAGATTCAGAGAGCTTTAAAATCTGTGTATAGCAACAGAACTAATTTTATAATTGCTCATAGGATTTCTTCAGTAAAGAATGCAGATTTAATTCTCGTTATTGATAAAGGCACTATAGTTGAAAAGGGAAAACATGAGGAGCTATTGAGTAAAAAGGGTTACTACTATAATGTATATATGAATCAATTTGGAGACTTTGACAACGTTAAGAGCAAGGAGGTCGTGTAG
- a CDS encoding ABC transporter ATP-binding protein, protein MARNKFDVDERLESEFNINHLKRLGGYIRPYKKEVLATVLLMLLASAASLIGPYLIKIAIDAEIPQGDKKGLWMLSLVFISTIVITGICMKFRIRIMSSMGQRVIENIRLDLFKHLQKLPFTFYDNRPHGKILVRVVNYVNSLSDLLSNGLINLITDLFSLIVIVCFMFAIDARLTLICLLGLPILAVVVFLIKNAQRRAYQVLSSKQSNMNAYIHESIAGIKVTQAFAREEENLKIFRQVSNSYKISWLKAVSVQFLLWPAVENISVVTVSAVYILGISLIGKGVTVGVLIAFIGYIGRFWAPITNISNFYNSIIMAMAYLERIFETIDEEVIVQDAVGAKELPDISGSVSFENVSFSYEEDKKILDDISFKVKEGETIALVGPTGAGKTTIINLISRFYNIDSGNIRIDGENISKVTLQSLRKQMGVMLQDTFIFSGTIMDNIRYGKLEATDEEVIAAAKAVKAHDFIVTLKDGYKTEVNERGTRLSVGQRQLVSFARALLANPKILILDEATSSIDTKTEIALQEGLERLLKGRTSFIIAHRLSTIKNASRIMYIDNGKIVEQGTHDELIRMKGEYYKLYISQFDLMEAI, encoded by the coding sequence ATGGCAAGAAATAAATTTGATGTTGATGAGAGACTGGAAAGTGAATTTAACATAAATCATTTAAAAAGATTAGGTGGTTATATTAGACCATACAAAAAAGAAGTTTTGGCAACTGTTTTATTAATGCTTCTAGCTAGTGCTGCCAGTCTCATTGGACCTTATCTTATTAAAATAGCTATAGACGCTGAGATTCCACAGGGAGATAAAAAAGGACTTTGGATGCTATCTTTAGTGTTTATATCTACAATAGTGATTACTGGAATCTGTATGAAGTTTAGAATCAGAATTATGTCTTCAATGGGACAGAGAGTTATAGAGAATATAAGACTGGATTTATTTAAGCATCTTCAAAAGCTGCCCTTTACTTTCTATGACAACAGACCTCATGGCAAAATTTTGGTGAGAGTTGTTAACTATGTTAATTCTCTAAGCGATTTACTGTCAAATGGACTTATAAATCTTATTACAGACTTATTTAGCCTTATAGTTATAGTGTGCTTTATGTTTGCAATTGATGCAAGACTTACACTAATTTGTTTGCTTGGCCTTCCTATTTTGGCAGTTGTAGTATTCCTAATAAAAAATGCGCAAAGAAGAGCCTATCAGGTATTAAGCAGCAAACAGTCAAATATGAATGCATATATTCATGAGAGTATAGCAGGCATCAAGGTTACTCAAGCCTTTGCTAGAGAAGAAGAAAACTTAAAAATATTTAGGCAGGTAAGCAACAGCTATAAAATCTCCTGGCTTAAGGCTGTAAGTGTTCAGTTTTTGCTATGGCCAGCAGTTGAGAATATATCAGTAGTTACAGTTTCAGCGGTTTATATATTAGGGATATCGTTGATAGGCAAAGGCGTAACTGTAGGAGTACTGATAGCTTTTATAGGATACATAGGCAGGTTCTGGGCTCCAATTACTAATATAAGCAATTTTTATAACTCGATAATTATGGCCATGGCATATCTTGAAAGAATATTTGAAACTATAGATGAAGAGGTAATTGTTCAAGATGCAGTGGGGGCTAAAGAACTCCCAGATATAAGTGGAAGTGTTTCTTTTGAAAATGTAAGCTTCAGCTACGAAGAAGATAAAAAAATCTTAGATGATATAAGCTTTAAGGTAAAGGAAGGAGAAACCATAGCTTTAGTTGGACCAACTGGAGCAGGAAAAACAACTATAATTAACCTTATAAGCAGATTTTATAATATAGACAGCGGGAACATAAGGATTGACGGAGAAAACATAAGCAAGGTAACTCTTCAATCTTTGAGAAAACAAATGGGAGTTATGCTTCAGGATACCTTTATATTTTCAGGTACAATTATGGATAACATACGATATGGAAAGCTTGAAGCAACCGATGAAGAAGTGATAGCAGCAGCAAAAGCTGTAAAGGCCCATGATTTTATAGTTACTCTTAAGGATGGATACAAAACAGAAGTAAATGAAAGAGGAACTAGGTTGTCGGTAGGACAAAGACAGCTTGTTTCTTTTGCGAGAGCTTTGTTAGCTAATCCTAAAATACTAATTTTGGATGAGGCTACCTCAAGTATTGATACAAAAACAGAAATAGCACTGCAAGAGGGGCTTGAAAGGCTTCTTAAGGGAAGAACCTCCTTTATTATTGCTCACAGGCTTTCAACAATTAAGAATGCATCAAGAATTATGTATATTGATAACGGTAAAATTGTTGAACAGGGAACTCATGATGAGCTTATAAGAATGAAAGGAGAATATTATAAGCTTTATATTTCTCAGTTTGATCTTATGGAAGCTATCTAA
- the pyrB gene encoding aspartate carbamoyltransferase → MLKGRHLIDPMDFSLDEFEEIFQLANQIIECPQEFSHLCQGKLLATLFYEPSTRTRFSFEAAMLRLGGSVLGFSEPNSSSVAKGESVADTIRTVACYADIAVMRHPKEGAPKVASIYSTIPVINAGDGGHHHPTQTLTDLLTIKSIKNSLENHVIGICGDLKFGRTVHSLIKALSRYKNNKFVLISPKELKIPEYIKKEILQKNNIDFIESETMEEVMDKIDILYMTRIQRERFFSEEEYLRLKDSYILDVDKMKKAKEDMIVLHPLPRVNEIAYEVDEDHRACYFDQAKYGMYVRMALIAKLLGVR, encoded by the coding sequence ATGTTAAAGGGAAGACACTTAATCGATCCAATGGACTTTTCCTTGGACGAGTTCGAAGAGATTTTTCAGCTTGCAAATCAAATTATTGAATGTCCACAAGAATTTTCACATCTTTGTCAGGGTAAGCTTTTAGCTACCTTATTCTATGAACCAAGCACAAGAACAAGATTTAGCTTTGAAGCTGCTATGCTTAGACTTGGCGGCAGTGTACTTGGTTTTTCAGAACCTAATTCCAGTTCAGTTGCTAAAGGGGAAAGTGTAGCAGATACTATAAGAACAGTTGCTTGCTATGCTGATATAGCTGTTATGAGACATCCAAAGGAAGGTGCCCCGAAGGTAGCTTCTATCTACTCTACAATTCCAGTTATTAATGCCGGAGACGGCGGTCATCATCATCCAACTCAAACCTTAACAGATCTGTTAACAATAAAATCTATAAAAAACAGCCTTGAAAACCATGTCATTGGAATATGCGGCGATCTAAAGTTTGGAAGAACAGTGCACTCGCTTATAAAGGCTCTTTCAAGATATAAAAATAATAAGTTTGTTCTTATATCTCCCAAAGAATTAAAAATCCCGGAGTATATTAAAAAAGAGATTCTTCAAAAAAATAATATTGATTTTATTGAATCTGAAACTATGGAAGAAGTTATGGACAAGATAGACATTCTTTACATGACAAGGATTCAGAGAGAAAGGTTTTTTAGTGAGGAAGAATATCTAAGGCTTAAGGACAGCTATATCCTTGATGTAGACAAGATGAAGAAAGCTAAAGAAGATATGATAGTGCTTCATCCTCTTCCTAGAGTAAATGAGATAGCCTATGAGGTAGATGAAGACCATAGAGCCTGCTATTTTGATCAGGCTAAATATGGAATGTATGTGAGAATGGCACTAATAGCTAAATTATTAGGTGTTAGATAG
- a CDS encoding dihydroorotase has translation MELLIKNARVIDASQDFKGDVYIKFGTIQELGANLTKNCETIDAEGLVLMPSFVDLHAHFRDPGQTYKEDIYSGSLAAACGGYTAVNLMANTNPVCSHMETVNYVLDKSRTLDLIDIHQTVSITKDMQGECTKHLDSLDAEVKMISDDGRGVSDSKVMLEAMNKAKEKNIMVISHAESEELTEVDTRLAENTMTWRDITLAKFTGCHLHVAHVSTKEAMKSVIEAKKDGVKVSCEVTPHHLALTKETDYRVNPPLRENEDIDYLIEAIREGFVDTIATDHAPHSYEDKLKGANGISGIETAFSVCFTKLVEEGHITLNKLSELMSKNPAKLMRVNKGEIKIGYEGDLVLADLNSSYVVDASSFKSKGKNTPFSGKVLKGEIIKTIKGGRVIFSK, from the coding sequence ATGGAACTTTTAATTAAAAACGCAAGAGTAATAGATGCGTCTCAGGATTTTAAAGGAGATGTTTATATAAAATTTGGGACTATTCAGGAGCTTGGGGCAAACTTAACCAAGAACTGTGAAACTATAGATGCAGAGGGTCTAGTGCTTATGCCTTCCTTTGTAGATTTACATGCTCACTTTAGGGATCCAGGGCAGACCTATAAGGAAGATATATATTCAGGAAGCCTTGCTGCAGCATGTGGCGGCTACACAGCAGTAAATTTAATGGCAAATACTAATCCAGTCTGCAGTCACATGGAGACCGTTAATTATGTGCTTGATAAGTCTAGAACGCTAGATTTAATAGATATTCACCAGACAGTATCTATAACTAAGGATATGCAGGGAGAATGCACAAAACACTTAGATAGCCTAGATGCAGAAGTAAAAATGATTTCAGACGATGGTAGAGGTGTTTCAGACAGCAAGGTCATGCTTGAGGCAATGAATAAAGCAAAGGAAAAAAATATTATGGTTATATCACATGCGGAGAGCGAGGAATTAACCGAAGTAGATACACGTCTTGCTGAAAACACCATGACTTGGAGAGATATAACCTTAGCTAAGTTTACAGGATGCCATCTGCATGTAGCTCACGTCAGTACAAAAGAAGCTATGAAGTCAGTTATAGAAGCTAAAAAAGACGGTGTTAAGGTAAGCTGTGAGGTAACTCCACATCATCTTGCTTTAACAAAAGAAACAGATTATAGGGTAAATCCACCTCTGAGAGAAAATGAGGATATAGATTATCTTATAGAGGCGATTAGAGAAGGCTTTGTAGATACCATAGCTACAGACCATGCACCTCATAGCTATGAAGATAAGCTAAAAGGCGCAAATGGAATTTCGGGCATTGAGACAGCTTTTTCGGTATGTTTTACAAAGCTTGTAGAGGAAGGTCATATAACTTTAAATAAGCTTTCAGAGTTGATGTCAAAAAATCCTGCAAAGCTTATGAGAGTTAACAAGGGAGAAATAAAAATTGGTTATGAAGGAGATTTAGTCTTAGCTGATTTAAACAGTAGCTATGTAGTTGATGCAAGCAGCTTTAAGTCTAAAGGAAAGAATACGCCTTTTAGTGGAAAGGTACTTAAGGGAGAAATTATTAAGACAATTAAAGGCGGCAGAGTAATCTTTAGCAAATAA